A stretch of DNA from Shewanella sediminis HAW-EB3:
CCGAGCCGGGAGTCGAACCCCATGGGCATGGTTGGCCTTTAGCCAATAACATCAGCAAGTGGCGCTGGACATGCCAGTAAGCTCCCCATTTTCCAGTAAGCTCCCCTCTTTGGTGGCGGCAGGCTTAAGACTGGCATTGCAGCTGATCTTAGTCGTTCTCTTAGCTTATCTGTTGCTTGCCTGGTCACCGCTGGATCCTATAAATAGTTATTTGAATGGCAATCTTTTTGGAATTTCAGTCGAGCAGAAATCGGCGTTGATCTCCTCCTTAGGCCTTGACCAATCGGTGGCTCAACGCATGTGGCACTGGGTGTGTGAGCTAGCCCAGGGAAACTTGGGATTTTCACCTCTCTATCAGCAGAGTGTGTTTGACATTATTAAAGAACGTCTTCCTATCTCCTTGCTGCTTATTGGCCTGAGTTGGCTTTGCTCTCTGATTTTTGGCTATGGTTTAGGTCTGTTGGCTGGAGTCTATCAGGGGCGCTGGCTCGATAAATTTATCCGTAATTTTGCCTGGTTAGTGGCGTGTATTCCCTCATTTTGGTTAGGCATGTTATTGATCAGTCTGTTTTCCGTGGCATTGAGGTTGACGCCTGTGTGCTGCTCGGCGCCGCTTGGGATGCAGTTTAATGAGCAAAACCTGTTGAGTATGGCGTATCATCTCTTACTTCCGGTACTGACCTTAGCTTTGGTGCATATGGCACCAATTGTGCTGCATACCCGGGAAAAGGTGATCGATGTGCTCGATAGTGATTTTGTCGAGTATTCACGACTTCATGGAGACAGCAAAGCCTCAGTTATAGGCTATCACGTGATTAAAAATAGCTTATTGCCTGCTGTGGTCCTACATTTTGCCAGTTTTGCCGAGTTATTCGGTGGCTCGATTCTGGCTGAGACGGTGTTTAATTTTCCCGGATTGGGTGCAACCTTGGTAAAAGCCGGACTGGCAAATGACACGGCGTTGCTGATGGGCTGTACCTTAATATCGGCGGTTTTAGTCTTCGTTGGGAACCTGGTCGCCAACGGCCTATCTAAGTCTCTGTTGGCCGGAGAGCAAAGATGAAAAAAGTCTTTACTCAGCCAACAGTGCTTGGACTGTCACTGTGCCTGTTTGCCTTATTGCTTTTGGCGGTTTTTTGGCCATCATCGGGCTCAGAACTCTCCTTGCTTGATAAAAATTTGCCACCGTCCCTCAATCACCTGTTTGGTACCGATTGGCTGGGCCGGGATCTCTTCAGTCGTAGTCTCAAGGCTTTGCTGGCCAGCTTCTATACCGGAGGGCTCGCCGTGGCGTTAAGTTGTTCTATCGCCTTGTTGTTAGCCATGTTTGCTCAGGTCAACTGCGCCGCTCGTTGGTGTGTAGATCTGCTGGTGGATGTGTTTATGTCTCTGCCTCATCTCTTGTTGCTTATTCTTCTGGCGTTAGTCTTCGGCGGGGCTGAGCACGGATTGATTATGGCCATAGCCTTGAGCCACTGGCCCAGGCTGACAAGGCTGCTGCGTTTCGAGATGCAGGCTGTCGCTAATGCCCCCTATTTTCAGTTGGCGAAACAGTTCGGTCAATCCCCGCTGACAGCGATAAGGCGTCACATGTTGCCTCATGTTATCCCACAGTGGTTAGTGGGGGGGATGTTATTGTTTCCCCATGCACTAACCCATATGGCGGCGCTGACCTTCTTAGGATTTGGTCTGGATCCGGTAAACCCTTCTATGGGAGCATTGCTATCCCAAGCCAGTCAATATCTGTTGACGGGACATTGGTGGTTAGCCTTATGTCCGGGAGGATTACTGTTAATCTGCCTGCTTATCTTGTCTTATATCGCCAACGCGTTAATTACAGCGTTGCGCCGAGGTCCTCAAACCCATGTGTCCGGAGGTGAGTTTGCTTAAGGTTAATGAGTTATCGATTCAATCAGAAGAGGTTAATCTGCTGGCACCACTGAGTTTCGAGTTAACAGCGGGTCAATTAACCGGAGTTATTGGCGCCAGTGGCAGTGGTAAAAGTCTGTTGGCGCAAGCCTTGCTCGGGAGTGTCCCTCGCGGTTTCACACTTTCGGGAGAGGTCAGTTTACCCCAAGACCAACGGGTCGCCCTGTCGGCGCAGTCGGCAAGTGTACTGGATCCTTTGCGTACGGTTATTTCACAGTTAAAGAGGCGTGTATCCCCGGGGGCGGGTAAGAGAACTTCTCAGCTACAGAGGGTGAATATTAGCCGGAAGATCGCCGCCTGTTACCCCCATCAACTCTCCGGTGGGATGGCTAAAAAAGCGCTATTGGCCCAAGCGACCTGGCAGCAGACTGATTTTGTTGTTGCCGATGAGCCATGTTGTGGGTTAGATACTTCCAGCGCCACTGAGCTATATCGGTATCTGGCAAAGCTTGCAGCACAAGAGCGCCGGGGGGTACTGGTTATCAGCCACAACCTTAAGCACTTGTTGACGGTGGCCGATGATATTTTAGTGTTAAAAGAGGGGCAACTGGTCGAGAAAACGACCCCGGAGAAGATACTCAAGGGACTGTGTGCACCTTATACTTATGCGCTTTGGCAGGCCATACCCGGTAACTGGGGGAGGACAGATGCTGCAGTTGCGTAATGCCGGTTTAGATTACGGTAACACTCATATTAGTTTTCCCGACCTTACTCTTGAGCCGGGGCAAAGGTTGGGATTATTTGGTCCCAGTGGTCTGGGAAAATCTTCGCTTGCTAAGGTGCTTGCAGGTATTGAGCCTTTGAGCCAGGGCGAATTAACCCTGCCTGGTTTTGCTCAAGGGAGCGCTAATCCGGTGCAGTGGGTTATTCAGCAGAGTGAGTTCGCTTTCAATCCTCGTTTATCGATTAGGCAATCCTTGCGAGAGAGTTGGAGAAATGATGATTTTATGGGAGTGCTCGACCGTTATGGGGTCGATCCCCTGTGGCTGAACAGACGCCCTTTACAGGTATCCGGTGGACAACTACAACGGGTTAATCTGGTCAGAGCTATAATTCCTTCGACCGAGTATTTGATCTGCGATGAGATAACGGCGCATCTGGACATGATCACTCAACAACAGATCTGGCTGGCTTTGGGTGAGGAGGCCGGTCAACGCAGACTGGGCTTGCTGGTTATTTCTCACGATGAAGAGCTACTTAATCTGGTCTGTGATGACGTGCTCAATTGGACTGGATAACCAGAGTTCTGAATCATAGTGACAGTGTCAATCAATGTCATGATTGGCACTGTCTTCGACACTACTTGCTTCCACGACATCTTTCCATGACCTCCTTCAAAGGGAAAACCAATATCGCCCGGAGGCAATGAGTGCAGCTTATTATCGAGCAAGTTCTCAAATTTTGATTGTTCTGAAGCCGAATACTTGAGTTTTGATGGTTTTTTGAACCATACTCATATGGACTGATCCCTTTATTTTGGTTTTGTTTGAGGTTGGGCAATGATGATGGTGAAATGGAGTTTCTATTTATGATTGTTGAACAGGATATCTCTAAAGTCCGTGTTGGCATGTATGTCTTGGATATTACCTACCCGAAAGGAAAATTTCATCTGGTTAAGGCGCATTGGCTCGAGAGTGAAGGCATTATCGATGGATTGAAAAGAAAAGGGATTGAAAAAGTCCTTATCGATACCAGTAAGACCAAGGTGGTTGCCAAAATAGATAAAGCGAGCAGTGCTCCCCATCAGGGTAAAATATTCAGACATAAATCCAGTTGGTCAGATAAACGTTTTCAGCAAGAGGTGGTTAAGGCCAAGCGCGTTTTCGACAAGTCTAAAGATATTCAAAAAAAACTGTTTCACGATGCTAAAAATGGTTGTCCTCTGGATTTAGGGCCTGTGAGTGATATCACCGATGAGTCTATCGATCTTATCTTCGAAAATCCGGATGCGCTTGCCTGTGTCATCAATATTCGTCATAAAGATGAATATCTGCTCGAGCACTCTGTCGCGGTATCTGTGTTGATCACCATCTTTGCTTTTTATCTGAAGATTGAAAAGGAGATGGTGAGGAAGTTGGCGGTGGGGGGCTTTTTACATGATGTCGGAAAAATCATGATCCCCGATGACATCTTAAATAAGCCCGGAAAACTGACCGACGATGAATTTGAAGTGATGAAGTCTCATGCCCAACACTCTATCGATACCATCGAAAGAACGCCGGATATCGACGACCTGAGCCTGGAGGTTGCCAGGCTTCATCATGAAAAGCTCAATGGTAAAGGCTACCCTAATGGCGTCTCGGCGGATGATATTTCAAAATATGGCCGTATG
This window harbors:
- a CDS encoding ABC transporter permease; its protein translation is MPVSSPFSSKLPSLVAAGLRLALQLILVVLLAYLLLAWSPLDPINSYLNGNLFGISVEQKSALISSLGLDQSVAQRMWHWVCELAQGNLGFSPLYQQSVFDIIKERLPISLLLIGLSWLCSLIFGYGLGLLAGVYQGRWLDKFIRNFAWLVACIPSFWLGMLLISLFSVALRLTPVCCSAPLGMQFNEQNLLSMAYHLLLPVLTLALVHMAPIVLHTREKVIDVLDSDFVEYSRLHGDSKASVIGYHVIKNSLLPAVVLHFASFAELFGGSILAETVFNFPGLGATLVKAGLANDTALLMGCTLISAVLVFVGNLVANGLSKSLLAGEQR
- a CDS encoding ABC transporter permease, giving the protein MKKVFTQPTVLGLSLCLFALLLLAVFWPSSGSELSLLDKNLPPSLNHLFGTDWLGRDLFSRSLKALLASFYTGGLAVALSCSIALLLAMFAQVNCAARWCVDLLVDVFMSLPHLLLLILLALVFGGAEHGLIMAIALSHWPRLTRLLRFEMQAVANAPYFQLAKQFGQSPLTAIRRHMLPHVIPQWLVGGMLLFPHALTHMAALTFLGFGLDPVNPSMGALLSQASQYLLTGHWWLALCPGGLLLICLLILSYIANALITALRRGPQTHVSGGEFA
- a CDS encoding ATP-binding cassette domain-containing protein; translation: MSLLKVNELSIQSEEVNLLAPLSFELTAGQLTGVIGASGSGKSLLAQALLGSVPRGFTLSGEVSLPQDQRVALSAQSASVLDPLRTVISQLKRRVSPGAGKRTSQLQRVNISRKIAACYPHQLSGGMAKKALLAQATWQQTDFVVADEPCCGLDTSSATELYRYLAKLAAQERRGVLVISHNLKHLLTVADDILVLKEGQLVEKTTPEKILKGLCAPYTYALWQAIPGNWGRTDAAVA
- a CDS encoding ATP-binding cassette domain-containing protein, with amino-acid sequence MLQLRNAGLDYGNTHISFPDLTLEPGQRLGLFGPSGLGKSSLAKVLAGIEPLSQGELTLPGFAQGSANPVQWVIQQSEFAFNPRLSIRQSLRESWRNDDFMGVLDRYGVDPLWLNRRPLQVSGGQLQRVNLVRAIIPSTEYLICDEITAHLDMITQQQIWLALGEEAGQRRLGLLVISHDEELLNLVCDDVLNWTG
- a CDS encoding HD-GYP domain-containing protein; protein product: MIVEQDISKVRVGMYVLDITYPKGKFHLVKAHWLESEGIIDGLKRKGIEKVLIDTSKTKVVAKIDKASSAPHQGKIFRHKSSWSDKRFQQEVVKAKRVFDKSKDIQKKLFHDAKNGCPLDLGPVSDITDESIDLIFENPDALACVINIRHKDEYLLEHSVAVSVLITIFAFYLKIEKEMVRKLAVGGFLHDVGKIMIPDDILNKPGKLTDDEFEVMKSHAQHSIDTIERTPDIDDLSLEVARLHHEKLNGKGYPNGVSADDISKYGRMISICDIFDALTSNRCYKQGYPQVKAFNILRALAKNNELDDKLVDLFIKCMGVYPVGALVELDSNRLAIVESHNLEDPIRPRVKPFYTLHPNHFEVDNDIDLASTTDELIVKCVTADDYDLDMDQIIEYLAKEG